A window of Streptomyces subrutilus contains these coding sequences:
- a CDS encoding PadR family transcriptional regulator: MASTPRLTKPTIAVLEALIASSTQSPAWGLSICRDADLGPGTVYPILDRLSERGWVKSWDEKSPHPGRPARRYYELTGAGRLQATEALEARQTRRSRLGLGLAGGVS; this comes from the coding sequence ATGGCATCAACTCCGCGGCTGACAAAGCCGACCATCGCTGTGCTGGAGGCGCTGATCGCCTCCAGCACACAGAGTCCTGCGTGGGGGCTGAGCATCTGCCGGGACGCCGATCTCGGTCCGGGGACCGTCTATCCGATACTGGATCGATTGTCCGAGCGGGGCTGGGTGAAAAGCTGGGACGAGAAGTCGCCTCACCCTGGTCGCCCGGCCCGGCGCTACTACGAGCTGACAGGTGCTGGCCGCCTGCAGGCGACGGAGGCGCTCGAAGCCCGCCAGACGCGGCGCTCCCGTCTCGGCCTCGGTCTCGCCGGGGGTGTCTCGTGA
- a CDS encoding DUF3800 domain-containing protein yields MNLPSSPHLVVYADESSNSGQNLLDPDQPVFTVAGIHLPDELAASIVDEVRAQLPPTQGEPKYGSLARSARGRKALMRAFEQLPEGSTRSYVVDKQFMVVTKMVDVLVEPLAHSVGHNLYEGKEALALAEILHMGGPVLGDTTAYQKLLKGFVDWVRQKVTTDDLFAILTAYRDSVATQQGDFAGLVDLLTYSRSVADETASDIAAGREPDLLDPAVPSLYCLGHSFGESIGQFRLVHDASKVIDRNEALLRMTHLDLARPGELMKPFPATQIDFADSRDHPQLQLADWIAGAARQWASHLAVGGGDRFSQELEATVRPWVVDAIWPASPERWQAIDHDDDGQP; encoded by the coding sequence ATGAACCTGCCCAGCAGCCCACACCTCGTTGTCTACGCCGACGAGTCGTCAAACTCGGGCCAGAACCTGCTCGACCCGGACCAGCCGGTGTTCACGGTGGCGGGGATCCACCTGCCCGATGAGTTGGCAGCGTCCATAGTCGACGAGGTTCGAGCCCAGCTCCCGCCCACCCAGGGAGAGCCCAAGTACGGCTCCCTCGCCCGGTCGGCACGAGGCCGCAAGGCCCTGATGCGGGCCTTCGAGCAGCTTCCAGAGGGGAGCACCCGCAGTTACGTGGTGGACAAGCAGTTCATGGTAGTGACGAAGATGGTCGACGTGCTGGTTGAGCCGCTGGCACACTCGGTCGGCCACAACTTGTACGAGGGCAAGGAGGCCCTGGCGCTGGCAGAGATACTCCACATGGGCGGGCCGGTCCTCGGAGACACCACCGCCTACCAGAAACTGCTTAAGGGCTTCGTGGACTGGGTTCGGCAGAAGGTCACCACCGATGATCTGTTCGCGATCTTGACCGCCTACAGGGACTCGGTGGCGACGCAGCAGGGTGACTTCGCCGGGCTGGTTGATCTGCTCACCTACTCGCGTAGCGTCGCCGACGAGACCGCCAGCGACATTGCGGCTGGCAGAGAGCCAGATCTGCTCGACCCGGCCGTGCCGTCGCTGTACTGCCTGGGCCACAGCTTCGGGGAGTCCATCGGGCAGTTCCGCCTCGTGCACGACGCCTCGAAGGTGATAGACCGGAACGAGGCGCTGCTACGCATGACGCACCTCGACCTGGCCCGCCCGGGAGAGCTCATGAAGCCGTTCCCGGCTACGCAGATCGACTTTGCCGACAGTAGAGATCACCCACAGCTGCAACTCGCGGACTGGATAGCCGGAGCAGCACGGCAGTGGGCCTCGCATCTGGCGGTCGGCGGAGGGGACCGCTTCTCGCAGGAGCTGGAGGCGACGGTGCGTCCCTGGGTGGTCGACGCCATATGGCCTGCCAGCCCGGAAAGGTGGCAGGCCATCGACCATGACGACGATGGACAGCCTTGA